From the genome of Vibrio gangliei, one region includes:
- a CDS encoding ABC transporter permease subunit yields MKRFGFANTMLVLGLVFIYLPLVIMVIYSFNASKLVTVWGGWSTHWYGSLWENTQLMGSVFRSLQIAFYTAISSVALGTMAAFVLTRIPRFHGKALLGGMVTAPLVMPEVITGLSLLLLFVAMNNLIGWPVERGMITIWIAHTTFTSSYVAILVSSRLRELDISMEEAAMDLGAKPWKVFMQITIPMIAPSLVAGGMMAFALSLDDLVLASFVAGPGSTTLPMEIFSSVRLGVKPEINAIASLILLCVSLFTFTMWFIMARAEKRRKKEIYQSKKSLSLA; encoded by the coding sequence ATGAAACGTTTTGGCTTCGCAAATACCATGCTGGTGTTGGGCTTAGTGTTTATCTACCTACCGCTTGTGATCATGGTGATTTACTCATTCAACGCATCCAAACTGGTGACGGTTTGGGGCGGTTGGTCGACCCATTGGTATGGCTCATTATGGGAAAACACCCAGCTAATGGGCTCGGTATTTCGCTCGTTGCAAATTGCTTTCTACACCGCAATTTCATCGGTCGCACTGGGCACCATGGCCGCGTTCGTTTTAACTCGCATTCCACGCTTTCATGGTAAAGCCTTGCTAGGTGGCATGGTCACTGCGCCACTGGTTATGCCTGAAGTGATCACCGGTTTGTCATTGCTGCTTTTATTTGTGGCGATGAACAACCTGATTGGCTGGCCGGTAGAACGCGGCATGATAACCATTTGGATTGCACATACGACATTTACCAGCTCTTATGTGGCGATTTTGGTGTCTTCTCGCTTGCGTGAGCTCGACATTTCAATGGAAGAAGCGGCGATGGATTTGGGCGCAAAACCTTGGAAAGTGTTTATGCAAATTACGATTCCAATGATTGCGCCATCATTAGTGGCTGGTGGCATGATGGCGTTTGCCCTATCCTTGGATGACTTAGTGTTAGCCAGCTTTGTGGCGGGCCCAGGGTCGACCACGTTACCGATGGAAATCTTCTCGTCGGTGCGCTTGGGCGTCAAACCTGAAATCAACGCGATTGCGAGCTTAATTTTATTGTGTGTATCTCTGTTTACTTTCACCATGTGGTTCATCATGGCAAGAGCAGAAAAGCGCCGTAAGAAAGAGATTTACCAAAGCAAAAAGAGCTTGTCTTTAGCGTAA
- a CDS encoding polyamine ABC transporter substrate-binding protein, giving the protein MSFKNTVFAASMTVTTLLSSAALLTSNNVYAQDGQVLHVYNWSSYIAPNTISDFEKETGIKVVYDVFDSNEVLEAKLLAGRSGYDVVVPSNNFLAKQIRAGVFQKLDRSQLPNWKNLSPELLSALSPSDPDNQYAIPYLWGTIGFAYNVDKVQKALGDDMPVDSWDLVFNPQYTEKLKSCGISFLDSPTEMLPAALNYLGLDTGSEKPEDIKQADALFMSIRQDVTYFHSSKYISDLANGDTCVAVGYSNDLFIAKDRAIEANNGNKIEYVIPKEGAGSYFDMMAIPADAQNVKAAHQFLNYLMKPEVIANITNEINAANGNQAATPFVNEDIRNNAGIYPDEATLKNIYTIRDLPAKVQRVMTRTWTKIKTGR; this is encoded by the coding sequence ATGTCTTTTAAAAATACTGTGTTCGCTGCATCAATGACAGTAACGACTTTGTTGTCGTCTGCGGCGCTATTAACTTCAAACAACGTTTACGCTCAAGATGGGCAAGTTCTTCATGTTTATAACTGGAGCAGCTACATCGCGCCTAACACTATTTCTGACTTCGAAAAAGAAACCGGCATCAAAGTGGTGTACGACGTATTCGACAGCAACGAAGTGTTGGAAGCAAAACTACTTGCAGGCCGTTCTGGTTATGACGTGGTAGTGCCATCGAATAACTTTCTTGCTAAACAAATTCGTGCTGGTGTTTTCCAAAAATTAGACCGTTCTCAACTGCCTAACTGGAAAAACCTAAGCCCAGAATTATTGAGTGCGTTATCGCCAAGTGATCCTGATAACCAATACGCGATCCCATATTTATGGGGCACGATTGGCTTTGCTTACAACGTCGATAAAGTACAAAAAGCGCTAGGCGATGATATGCCGGTTGATTCATGGGATTTGGTATTTAACCCACAATACACAGAGAAACTAAAAAGCTGTGGCATCTCGTTCTTAGATTCACCGACCGAAATGCTACCTGCGGCGCTGAACTATTTAGGTTTGGATACGGGTTCTGAAAAACCAGAAGACATTAAACAAGCGGACGCGTTATTCATGTCGATTCGTCAAGATGTGACTTACTTCCATTCGTCTAAATACATTTCTGATTTAGCGAACGGTGACACTTGTGTGGCTGTCGGTTATTCAAACGATTTATTCATTGCTAAAGATCGCGCTATCGAAGCGAACAATGGCAACAAAATTGAATACGTGATCCCGAAAGAAGGGGCGGGTAGTTACTTTGACATGATGGCGATTCCTGCTGACGCACAAAACGTGAAAGCAGCACATCAGTTCTTGAACTACTTAATGAAGCCAGAAGTGATTGCCAATATCACTAATGAAATCAACGCTGCTAATGGTAACCAAGCGGCAACACCGTTTGTAAATGAAGATATTCGCAATAATGCGGGCATCTACCCAGACGAAGCAACGTTGAAAAATATTTATACCATTCGTGATCTTCCAGCCAAAGTACAACGTGTTATGACTCGTACTTGGACCAAGATTAAAACTGGTCGATAA
- a CDS encoding YajD family HNH nuclease gives MASDFYGTSASYARKESGYREKALKLYPWVCGKCAREFVYSNLRELTVHHRDHDHTNNPEDGSNWELLCLYCHDHEHSKYLEHDLYGTDSTPKEDDHKGATHNPFANLKDLMKK, from the coding sequence ATGGCATCGGATTTTTATGGTACTAGCGCCAGTTATGCGCGTAAAGAAAGCGGTTATCGTGAAAAAGCATTGAAATTGTATCCGTGGGTATGCGGTAAATGTGCGCGAGAATTTGTCTATTCAAATTTGCGTGAATTAACGGTACACCACCGCGATCACGACCATACCAACAACCCAGAAGACGGCAGCAACTGGGAATTACTGTGTTTATATTGCCACGATCATGAGCACTCAAAATATTTAGAGCATGATTTGTATGGTACGGATTCAACACCCAAAGAAGATGACCACAAAGGTGCAACCCATAACCCGTTTGCCAATTTGAAAGACTTAATGAAAAAGTGA
- the rnk gene encoding nucleoside diphosphate kinase regulator gives MKLRPEIMISSLDLDRLYDLLESIPRGSVPGVTELEKELKRAVVVEPNEIPATIVTMNSTVQFRVESTNKDFELTLVYPKDVDGDGKTISILAPVGSALLGLSVGDEIEWPKPGGGNLIVKIMKITYQPERMGEFQL, from the coding sequence ATGAAGCTTAGACCTGAGATAATGATTTCTTCATTAGATTTAGATCGGTTATATGATTTACTTGAATCTATACCGAGGGGTAGTGTTCCTGGCGTTACTGAGTTAGAAAAAGAGCTCAAGCGTGCGGTTGTTGTTGAGCCAAATGAAATTCCAGCAACAATTGTTACTATGAATTCAACCGTTCAGTTTCGTGTCGAGTCGACCAATAAGGATTTTGAACTCACTCTAGTGTATCCAAAAGATGTTGATGGTGATGGAAAAACGATTTCAATTCTTGCGCCTGTTGGCAGTGCATTACTCGGTCTTTCTGTTGGAGATGAAATTGAGTGGCCGAAACCAGGTGGTGGCAATTTGATCGTCAAAATTATGAAAATTACCTATCAGCCAGAGCGCATGGGTGAATTTCAACTTTAA
- a CDS encoding ABC transporter permease subunit: MNPSSVNPVGSTAKVEKPAQSLCKTWQLDKKIGRKLVIGVPFFWLLIFFLLPFVIVLKISFSMADVAIPPYTELVSWADDQITILLNMANYMLLGEDDLYLAAYLSSLKMAFISTLACLLIGYPMAYAIARAKKETQTILLLLIMMPTWTAILIRVYAWMGILSNNGLLNGFLLQMGVIDSPLHILNTDLAVYIGIVYSYLPFMVLPLYANLSKHDQSLLEAASDLGCRNVSTFWQITVPLSKGGIIAGCMLVFIPVVGEFVIPELLGGPDTLMIGKVLWQEFFNNRDWPVAAALAVVMLAILMIPIIFFNRTQAKELQGK; this comes from the coding sequence ATGAATCCATCCAGCGTGAATCCAGTGGGCTCAACAGCGAAGGTTGAAAAACCGGCTCAAAGCTTATGCAAAACTTGGCAGTTGGACAAAAAAATTGGCCGTAAACTGGTGATCGGTGTTCCTTTCTTTTGGCTGCTGATCTTCTTCTTACTGCCGTTTGTGATTGTATTGAAAATCAGTTTTTCGATGGCGGATGTGGCGATCCCCCCCTACACCGAGCTAGTCAGTTGGGCGGATGATCAAATCACCATTTTGCTGAATATGGCGAACTACATGCTACTAGGCGAAGATGATTTGTATCTCGCCGCGTATCTAAGCTCGCTAAAAATGGCGTTCATCAGCACTTTGGCCTGTTTGTTGATTGGTTACCCGATGGCGTACGCGATTGCACGCGCTAAGAAAGAAACACAAACCATTTTGTTGCTGCTGATCATGATGCCAACGTGGACGGCGATTTTGATCCGTGTATACGCGTGGATGGGCATTTTAAGCAATAACGGCTTATTGAATGGATTCTTATTGCAAATGGGCGTGATTGATTCACCACTGCACATTTTGAATACCGACTTAGCCGTGTATATCGGTATTGTGTATTCCTATTTGCCATTTATGGTGTTGCCACTGTACGCCAACTTGTCAAAGCACGATCAAAGTTTGTTAGAAGCCGCGTCAGACCTAGGTTGTCGTAATGTTTCAACTTTCTGGCAGATCACAGTACCACTATCAAAAGGCGGCATTATTGCGGGCTGCATGTTGGTGTTTATTCCGGTGGTGGGTGAGTTTGTGATCCCAGAACTGTTAGGCGGCCCAGATACCTTAATGATTGGTAAAGTGTTGTGGCAAGAGTTCTTTAATAACCGTGATTGGCCGGTTGCTGCGGCATTGGCTGTGGTGATGTTGGCAATACTGATGATCCCAATTATTTTCTTTAACCGTACTCAAGCAAAAGAATTACAAGGTAAATAA
- the potA gene encoding polyamine ABC transporter ATP-binding protein, with product MVITSSAYKKALERQSKPKEILVKIDRVSKQFDDTLAVDNVSLTINKGEIFSLLGGSGSGKSTLLRMLAGFEKPTEGRIILDGVDITDMAPYDRPINMMFQSYALFPHMTVEQNIAFGLKQDSLPKDEIKERVDEMLRLVHMTQYAKRKPHQLSGGQRQRVALARSLAKRPKLLLLDEPMGALDKKLRSQMQLELVEIIERVGVTCVMVTHDQEEAMTMSQRVAIMHLGCIEQIGSPMDIYETPVNRLVCEFIGNVNLFDGMLVEDDLDHATIACVDLPQPIYVGHGISTQAENKRVTYALRPEKLLISTTLPDDLEHPEFNWTTGKVYDIAYLGGSSVYHIQLPSGKIVQAFIANAVRHVKRPTWEDDVFLYWEDDSGVVLQ from the coding sequence ATGGTCATCACTTCTAGCGCCTACAAAAAAGCTTTAGAGCGTCAATCCAAACCAAAAGAAATCTTGGTGAAAATTGATCGCGTCAGTAAGCAATTCGATGACACGCTTGCCGTGGATAACGTTTCCCTCACCATTAACAAAGGGGAAATTTTCTCTTTGTTGGGCGGTTCTGGTTCAGGTAAGTCGACCCTGCTACGTATGTTAGCGGGCTTTGAGAAACCAACCGAAGGTCGAATTATTCTCGATGGTGTGGACATCACTGACATGGCGCCGTATGACCGCCCTATCAACATGATGTTCCAGTCTTACGCGCTGTTTCCACACATGACGGTGGAACAAAACATTGCGTTTGGCTTGAAACAAGATTCGTTGCCTAAAGATGAAATCAAAGAGCGCGTCGATGAAATGCTGAGACTGGTGCACATGACGCAATACGCAAAACGTAAGCCACACCAACTTTCAGGTGGTCAACGTCAGCGTGTGGCATTGGCACGCTCTTTAGCAAAGCGTCCAAAGCTGTTGTTGTTAGATGAACCTATGGGTGCACTTGATAAAAAACTGCGCTCTCAAATGCAATTGGAGCTGGTCGAAATCATTGAGCGTGTCGGCGTAACTTGCGTGATGGTAACGCACGATCAAGAAGAAGCGATGACTATGTCGCAACGTGTCGCGATCATGCACCTAGGCTGTATTGAGCAAATTGGTAGCCCGATGGATATTTACGAAACGCCGGTTAACCGCTTGGTGTGTGAATTTATCGGTAACGTGAACTTATTTGATGGCATGCTGGTGGAAGATGACCTCGATCACGCCACTATTGCTTGTGTGGATTTACCGCAGCCAATTTATGTCGGTCACGGTATCAGTACCCAAGCGGAAAACAAACGGGTGACTTACGCATTGCGCCCTGAGAAATTGCTGATCAGTACCACTCTGCCTGATGATTTGGAACATCCAGAGTTTAACTGGACCACCGGCAAGGTATATGACATTGCGTATTTAGGTGGTTCTTCGGTGTATCACATCCAATTGCCATCAGGAAAAATTGTGCAGGCGTTTATTGCCAACGCAGTTCGCCACGTAAAACGCCCAACTTGGGAAGATGACGTGTTCCTATATTGGGAAGACGACAGCGGCGTTGTATTGCAGTAA
- the hpf gene encoding ribosome hibernation-promoting factor, HPF/YfiA family produces the protein MKVNIQTHHVSLSEESRKEIEGKFDKISSHFPDLISCDIIITKQHNEHQVETFTNYEGVRISAKAEDKIMYPAISAAVKKLETGLKNRKGQLKAELHATPTSTKPEIASDIIQEMKLVD, from the coding sequence ATGAAAGTAAACATCCAAACGCATCATGTTTCTCTTAGTGAAGAATCACGTAAAGAGATTGAAGGAAAATTCGATAAAATATCTTCGCACTTCCCCGACTTGATCAGTTGCGACATCATCATCACCAAGCAACACAATGAACATCAGGTAGAAACCTTCACGAATTACGAAGGTGTTCGAATCTCAGCTAAGGCGGAAGACAAAATCATGTACCCTGCGATCAGCGCAGCCGTGAAGAAACTCGAAACCGGACTAAAAAACAGAAAAGGACAACTCAAAGCAGAATTACACGCGACACCAACCAGCACTAAGCCAGAGATTGCCTCTGACATCATTCAAGAAATGAAGCTCGTTGATTAG
- a CDS encoding helix-turn-helix domain-containing protein, with amino-acid sequence MIVNRLSIRSYRSQSRHHQHDYHQIVLPLQGSIVMQVGAFDGKVSVGDAIVVHAGQDHAFAADESARFLVADLNQLPSNLSSPAITKFLLAPATTAYVQFVGLQLMTNTHAHIETSMCEMLLQLLEQQGEHAKIDARIAKVVSEIQQDIKQNWSVERLANMAYLSPTQFKAVFKANLGITSQQFVLQLRMQKAKALLTHTDLPVHIIGEKVGFDNPSAFSRRFTQFFGQSPKSYR; translated from the coding sequence ATGATTGTTAATCGCTTATCGATTCGTTCATATAGAAGTCAATCTCGACATCATCAGCACGACTATCACCAAATTGTGTTGCCATTGCAGGGCTCAATTGTCATGCAGGTTGGTGCTTTTGATGGCAAAGTTAGCGTCGGCGATGCCATTGTTGTGCATGCTGGACAAGATCATGCATTCGCGGCAGATGAATCGGCCCGATTTTTAGTGGCTGACCTGAATCAATTGCCAAGTAATTTATCTTCTCCAGCCATTACTAAGTTTTTACTTGCACCAGCTACCACCGCGTATGTTCAGTTTGTTGGTTTGCAGCTCATGACCAATACACATGCGCATATCGAAACCTCGATGTGTGAGATGCTGCTACAGCTACTCGAACAGCAAGGTGAACATGCCAAAATCGATGCTCGTATTGCTAAAGTGGTCAGTGAAATACAGCAAGATATAAAACAGAATTGGTCTGTTGAGCGTTTGGCTAACATGGCTTACTTGAGTCCAACCCAATTTAAAGCAGTGTTTAAGGCCAATTTAGGCATTACCAGTCAACAGTTTGTGCTGCAACTGAGAATGCAAAAAGCCAAAGCCTTACTTACTCATACCGATTTACCGGTTCATATCATTGGTGAAAAAGTGGGGTTTGATAATCCATCGGCATTTTCTCGTCGTTTTACCCAATTCTTTGGCCAATCTCCGAAGTCCTATCGTTAA
- a CDS encoding diacylglycerol kinase family protein translates to MLVAKYYTAGSVLFYVLALLCPSFWLSLPLAWIALSLSVVSIAYWCNFPHLFRKKPNGVIPNGIQLVLAPFLIGAHYYNYWARTHDSVAPIQRIDPQLYLARRLFTKDLKELKAQGITSILDITAEFHGLQSGKAKRDFDYFNLPVLDHKVPSKRKLLKALDWMDVQLADSKKVVVHCALGRGRSVFVLAAYLLRRYPRMSIEDVMKKIQTIRSTANLNKEQMAMLQQLHKQKAFESEQTVWMIVNPVSGGGKWGTYKDEILEKFKAKYQVEVRETTPDISATELAKEAVNSGASLIVAGGGDGTVTEVASQIVHTDIVLGILPLGTANALCHVLYGIENKIIPVETACGAILDGEVTQIDTARCNQDLMLLVAGIGFEQQMIEYAEREEKNNDGQLAYLKGLWGAIANNETLHVEVSLDKQPPKQLEVSSLVIANAAPFTTLLAQGGGEPDLQDGIMDITYLPCHESVTGRLLSLSELALSKFLPTAEPLGFVHKQAKEVTVTSETAFKYVIDGELYETEKLSIRVQPRSLNVMVPSWFTEQ, encoded by the coding sequence ATGCTAGTAGCGAAATATTATACCGCAGGAAGTGTCTTGTTTTACGTGTTGGCATTATTGTGCCCGAGCTTCTGGTTGTCATTGCCACTGGCTTGGATTGCGTTGTCATTATCTGTGGTGAGTATTGCGTATTGGTGTAACTTTCCGCATTTATTCCGTAAAAAGCCGAATGGGGTGATCCCCAATGGTATTCAATTGGTGCTTGCCCCTTTTCTCATTGGCGCGCATTACTACAATTATTGGGCGCGTACCCATGATTCTGTTGCCCCCATTCAACGTATTGATCCACAGCTATACTTGGCTCGTCGCTTGTTTACAAAAGATTTGAAAGAGCTTAAAGCGCAAGGCATTACTAGCATTTTGGACATCACCGCAGAGTTTCACGGTTTGCAAAGTGGCAAAGCGAAGCGCGATTTTGATTATTTCAACTTGCCAGTACTCGATCATAAAGTGCCATCGAAGCGTAAGTTACTAAAAGCCTTAGACTGGATGGATGTGCAACTTGCAGATTCTAAAAAAGTGGTGGTGCATTGTGCGTTAGGGCGGGGTCGATCGGTATTTGTATTAGCGGCTTATTTGCTACGTCGTTATCCGAGAATGAGTATCGAAGATGTCATGAAAAAGATTCAAACCATACGTTCAACCGCAAATTTGAATAAGGAGCAAATGGCGATGCTACAACAATTGCATAAACAAAAAGCATTCGAATCAGAGCAAACGGTGTGGATGATCGTCAATCCGGTATCTGGTGGCGGGAAATGGGGCACTTATAAAGACGAGATTTTGGAAAAATTTAAAGCCAAATATCAAGTCGAAGTGCGAGAAACGACACCTGATATTTCAGCCACAGAACTGGCTAAAGAAGCGGTGAATTCCGGTGCCTCATTGATTGTGGCAGGCGGTGGAGATGGCACCGTAACCGAAGTGGCTAGCCAAATCGTTCATACCGATATCGTTCTAGGTATTTTGCCTTTAGGTACCGCCAATGCGCTGTGTCATGTGTTGTATGGTATTGAAAACAAAATCATTCCGGTTGAAACCGCTTGTGGCGCGATTTTAGATGGTGAAGTAACGCAAATAGATACCGCCCGTTGTAATCAAGATCTTATGTTGCTGGTGGCGGGAATCGGTTTTGAGCAGCAAATGATTGAATATGCGGAGCGTGAAGAGAAAAACAATGATGGTCAATTGGCTTACCTAAAAGGTTTATGGGGTGCGATTGCCAATAATGAAACCTTGCATGTTGAAGTCAGCCTAGATAAACAGCCACCAAAACAGTTAGAAGTAAGCAGCTTAGTGATTGCTAATGCCGCACCTTTTACCACCTTATTAGCTCAAGGTGGTGGTGAGCCGGATTTACAAGATGGGATTATGGACATCACTTATTTGCCTTGCCATGAAAGTGTGACCGGTCGTTTGTTGTCATTATCAGAGCTTGCCTTGTCGAAGTTTTTACCGACAGCGGAGCCACTGGGATTTGTGCATAAGCAAGCCAAAGAAGTGACCGTCACCAGCGAAACCGCGTTTAAATATGTGATTGATGGAGAGTTGTACGAAACAGAAAAACTGTCTATTCGAGTACAACCTAGATCGCTCAATGTGATGGTGCCGAGTTGGTTTACGGAGCAGTGA
- a CDS encoding DMT family transporter, with translation MQNIDTLKPDNRFEAMAPVLFLLMWSSGAVMVKMGLVDASPWTFLFLRACLTFFFSTAVLMLVRPKLKYELFRHSKSDIIAVLKVGFFLQFAYLSTYILSIDAGISPGLVTMVLGFQPLITPFLAKEKLSKQGYGLLALGFVGLCIAVSGAKAVDMTHTIGLLFAFFALISLTFGTVKQKGINMNIESMVVYQNLFTLILFSLVALVTDWQVTWTQEMFLSLFWMSIIVSVGAVMLLLFMLKRGSASQVSMLFYCIPLLAILFDYLIFGEQLSMMTMVGIVVVAMAVFRFQRVKPVV, from the coding sequence ATGCAGAATATTGATACTTTAAAACCTGACAACCGATTTGAAGCTATGGCTCCTGTGCTATTTTTGCTGATGTGGAGTAGTGGGGCCGTCATGGTCAAAATGGGGCTGGTGGATGCCTCTCCGTGGACATTTTTATTCTTGCGGGCTTGCCTGACTTTTTTCTTTTCTACTGCTGTGTTGATGCTAGTGCGTCCCAAATTAAAGTATGAACTGTTTCGGCATAGTAAAAGTGACATTATCGCGGTCTTGAAAGTGGGCTTCTTTCTGCAATTTGCCTATTTAAGTACTTATATTTTATCCATTGATGCCGGGATCTCTCCGGGACTTGTCACTATGGTGTTAGGGTTTCAACCACTTATTACTCCATTTTTAGCCAAAGAGAAGTTATCTAAGCAGGGTTATGGATTATTAGCTTTAGGCTTTGTTGGACTCTGCATTGCCGTTTCTGGAGCAAAAGCCGTCGACATGACCCATACTATTGGCCTGCTATTCGCGTTCTTTGCCTTGATTTCGCTTACCTTTGGCACCGTTAAACAAAAAGGCATCAACATGAATATTGAGAGCATGGTGGTGTATCAAAATTTATTTACTTTAATCCTGTTCAGCTTGGTGGCGTTAGTGACGGATTGGCAAGTGACCTGGACTCAGGAAATGTTCTTGTCATTATTCTGGATGAGTATCATTGTCTCAGTTGGCGCGGTGATGTTGCTGTTGTTCATGTTAAAACGTGGTAGCGCGAGTCAAGTCAGCATGCTCTTTTACTGCATTCCGTTGCTGGCTATTTTATTTGACTATCTGATTTTTGGTGAGCAGCTTAGCATGATGACAATGGTCGGTATTGTGGTTGTGGCAATGGCAGTATTTCGATTTCAGCGTGTTAAGCCAGTGGTGTAA
- the cspE gene encoding transcription antiterminator/RNA stability regulator CspE, producing MSKTTGTVKWFNEEKGFGFITQENGGADVFVHFRAITGEGFRTLAEGQKVAFEVEQGQKGPQAANVEVL from the coding sequence ATGTCTAAGACAACTGGTACAGTTAAGTGGTTTAACGAAGAGAAAGGTTTCGGTTTCATCACTCAAGAGAATGGCGGCGCAGACGTATTCGTTCACTTCCGTGCAATCACAGGTGAAGGTTTCCGCACTCTAGCTGAAGGCCAAAAAGTAGCGTTTGAAGTTGAGCAAGGCCAAAAAGGTCCTCAAGCTGCAAACGTTGAAGTACTATAA